TTCAGATCGGATTCTCATGTATCGCGCATCGTTTTTGAACCGCGACTTTCTATCGAAACGTTACTATATATAGAAACAAGAGGGGATATGCAAGCACAAATTTGTCCACGAGGAAAAATCGGCCGGCGGTCCTTTTGAAAAGTGCTACCAGCAAAAAGTAATTCCCGCCTTGGCGGCCGTATTTCCATCATGGAAGGAAGAGGACACCCCGGCATTGAGCATCACGTTTTCGTTGATGATGTGAAAGTAGCCTAAAGCAGCGGCTGTCGCCTCCTTGTAGATCCCGGCGCCGATGGCCACCTGATTCCGGCCGGTGGCGCGGGGATTGGGGTGCAGACCGGAAAAGGCGGCAGCCATGGCTCCGATTTCGTCCATACGGTTGTCCAGGTCGGCCACATCCTGCTCCAGGTTGGTCACCCGTGCCTCCATAGCGCTCGTATCCAGACAATCGATGGATGCTTAAACGTGGGAGAAGACGATCAGGGGGGTTCGGCTTATTTCCCGGAAGTGCTGCGGGCAGGGTAAAGCCGATTGGTTATGCACCCCGCCGGCTGCTGTCAGCCGGCTACCGGATTTTTGGACCAGGCGATGAAGCGGATGCCCAGCTTTTTTAATTCGCGGAACGACATTCCCTTGCGGATGCCGGCGAATACCGGGTCCGGGGCGACGACCTGACAGCCGGCCAGCACATCCGCGCCATGGGAAAAAAGGACGGGCGACATCGGTGTGGTGGGGCCGATGACAATGGTATAGGCTTGTGTGGATTTTTCCAGGTAGGTCGCCATGGCGCGGGTAATCAGGGTGGTGCCCGTCAGGCCGAGCACCTTGCAGCGGCCCAAGATATCGTCCCACTGCTCCGGCGGTGTTCCCCCGCCAACCTTTTTGAGTTCGAACAGGTGCAGCGCTTTGACCTGGCCGCGGAGCCAGCCGGTAAAGGGAAAGTCGCCCACCAGCACGGTTTCCTCATTTTTGCCTTTCTCGGCCATGATGCGCGAGGCTTCGATATTCGGCTGGTTTTGGGGCGGAATCATGCCTGCATTCAGGGCTGCCGCCCCCAGGCTGATGGAAAAGGCACCGGGTTCTTTCAGTTCTTCGGCCGCCTCGCACAAAGGCTTGCCGATCAGATCGTCGACCATGCTGCGTTCTTCAACCGTCGGCACGGCACCCAGCGTGGAGGCCAGGCCTACGCAGGCAGACCCATTGTCCTCGGCCCGGACGCCGATGAAATGGGAACCCACGGCAATATCCGAAATGATCGCCGAGGGATTGTCCATGGAAAGAAGAAGACCGTCAATCAGTTTGCTTTCGCTTCCTTCGGCACATCGTTCCACAGGAGATGCAACGTGGCCGTTGTGGCTGCATTGGCAGGGCATGAGGCGTATCCTGGAAAAGATTGGGGGATTGTCCGATGAATGCTGTCCCAACCGCCGGCCTGGCAGACAAAACGCCTGCGATTGGATGGCATGCGTGGTTGAGAAGAGCGCCATCAGGTTCTGTGCCTTGCAAATCAAGCGGAATTGTCCGATATTGTCAAGTACGAACTTGTGCATATTGGAAATCGCCAACAACTGCTGAAAGTAATCCAAAAGTTAAACAATGCTTGAAATCAACAACCAGCTGTCCCTTCCGGACGAAGAAATCGAGATGATTGCCATCCGTGCCCAGGGTGCCGGCGGACAGAATGTGAACAAGGTGGCTTCGGCGGTGCACCTGCGGTTCGACATCCGGTCTTCCTCCCTGCCGGAAACCGTCAAGGCAAGGTTGATGTGCATTTCGGATCGGCGCATTTCGAAAAGCGGCGTCATCGTGATCAAGGCCCAGGAACACCGGACATTCGAGAAAAACCGCGAGGCGGCCCGGCAGCGCCTGGCGGAGTTGATCGGAAATGCAACGGTCAAACTCAAAAAGCGCAGGCCCACGCGTCCCACCCGCAGTGCGGTACGGCGGCGGATGGACAGCAAGACGCACCGGGGCAGGGTGAAGGTGCTGCGGCGCAAAGTGACCTCATAAGGATGATATGAAACGCTTCGAAGAGAATAATTCGCGACTGGTCTACTCCACCGAACACGGCCGCACATGTCCTGTATGCAAAAAGAATCTCGACCGCTGCACCTGCGGCAAGAAAAGCCCGCAGCCGTCCGACGACGGCATCGTAAGGGTTAGCCGGGCCACCAAGGGCCGCAAAGGCAAAGGCGTGTCCGTAATCACCGGCATTCCGGAGAATGACGGCCAGTTGAAGCAGATCGCCAAAACCCTCAAACAGAAATGCGGCAGCGGAGGGACGGTAAAAAACGGCACCATCGAGATCCAGGGCGACCACCGGGATCTGCTGGTAAGTGAACTGAAAACGATGGGATATACGGTTCGTCGCTCGGGAGGATGACGCCCCAGAGGACGGAAGCCGGAGAAAACAAACGGTACCAAGAGCGAAAATCGATAAAATGAGCAAAGAAGACAACGATTCGATAACATACTTTCAAGCCATCATTTTCGATCTGGATGGCACCCTGCTCAATACCCTGGACGACATTGCCGATTCGGTGAACCGAATGCTGGCGGAAGAGGGTTTGCCGACGCATACCGTCGATGCCTATCGTTTTTTTATCGGCAATGGCTGGCGGATGCTCGTTACCCGTGCCCTGCCTGAAGACGAGCGCTCGGATGAACGGATCGACGCCTGCGTGGAACGATCACGGGAAATTTACCACGAAAACTGGAACCGCAAGACCCGGGTTTACGAGGGTATTGCCGATCTGATGGACCGATTGCAGGAAAGAGGCCTTCCTCTGGCAGTATTGTCCAACAAACCCCATGATTTCGCCCTGCGATACGCCGGGGCATACCTGGGCCAGTGGAAATTCGAAGCGATCCTGGGATACAGCGACCGCTTTCCCCCCAAACCGGATCCGACCGCAGCGCTGGAGATTGCTGGAAGGATTGACGTTGCGCCAGAGAACTTTCTTTTTGTGGGCGACAGCGCCGTGGACATGCAAACGGCCCATGCTGCCGGCATGCATGCCGTGGGCACCGCGTGGGGATTCAGGGGTGCCGGGGAACTGCGGGACAACGGATGCCGCACGCTGGTCCGGCATCCGTTGGAAATTCTGCCGCTGCTGGATTTATCTCACCGGCCCGATCCTTGACGACTTCGCAGGAAGACCGATTTTCTAGTCGATGGGATATCCGGCCTTTTCCCAGGCTTTCCAACCGCCGGCCATGGATTTCACGTTTTTATAGCCCATGCGGCAAAGGGTGCAGGAAGAGAGACAGGATCGTCCGCCGGTTTTACAGTACATAACAATGTTCTGGTTCTTGTCGGGAACCTGTTTGTCGATTTTGAACTCCAGGAGGCCCCGGGGAATATTTACGGCTCCGGGGACGTGGCCCATTTTATATTCCTTGGGTTCCCGACAGTCGATGAACAGGTATTCCCCCCCATCGAGGATTTCCTTGGCCTCGGATACCGTAATTTCACAGACGTTCTTTTTGGCCTCCTGTACCAGATCGTCGGCTGTCATGTCCGTTTTCTGGGTAGTCGCGCACCCACCGACGACCAATCCCAACGCAAGAATCAGAGCAATGGCCAGGTGTGTCAATCGTTTCATCGTCTTCCCTCCTTTTTTAGCGATCCGTTCAAATGGTGGGCGAATGGGCCCCTTTCAGTGCCTTTTCAGTAACTATCACCCCTCGTACAACATCGAGACTACTCGGCAACTTTCGCTGGCACCTGATCTTCAGCCACGATCACGGTTCGGTTGGCATTGAGATATTTGGGAATCACGTCCTTTTCCAACAGGAACAGGCTTGCCTTGCCATGACAGGCGTTGCAAGATGCGTTTTGAGGCGTTTTGCGTTGAATGTTGTGTGGCGTGGTCATTTTCCAGGTGGGCAGCGCATCGAACTTCGCAAGCCCATTATCCACGTAGAACTTGAACGAATCCTGGTCCACCGGAACATGCCGCAAGGTAACGTACTTTTCCGGCCGCCGCTGGGATTTAAGCGGGTTCAGGCCGATTTTGAAATCCATCGTCGATGCCTCGGTCTTAAAATATTTCAAGCCCTGCTTATCTTTCCCGAAGTGGCAGGCGGTGCAGTTTTTATAGGGCATGGCGTGGCAGACCTGGCAACTGACCCGATCCTTGTGCTGCTGGTGCTGTTCTTTATTTTCTGCGTCCGCGGCATAGATCGTTTCGTGGCAATCGAGACACTTGGGTGCGTTTTCCACCTCGTAGCGGTTGGCGTAATCCTTTCCGTCGCCGTGCATCTCATCGGCCGTATGGCACTTATTGCATTTGAAATACTTTCCCTTGTGCACGTCCGGTGGAATGCCCTTGTTCTTGCCCATATACTCTTTTTCGATGCGGCTGCCATGGCAGGCCGTGCATACGGTATGCATGGGCGGTCTTCTCTGAAAAAGATGACTTTCCAGCAACCCGCCTTCCACGGCCTCCGGCCGGCTTACATGACATTGTCCGCAGCTGCTGTGGCAGGAGGTGCAATGGGCTTCGCGGGCTGCATCTACTTTTTCAAACACGGCCGAATCCCCGCTGGCGCGTGCACCGATAATTTTTTTGAACGGGGCGAGGCTGACGTGCAGGCTGCTCTGATAATGCTCGGCGATGTCTTCATGGCAGGACCCGCAGGTTTCCGTGGGATCCGGATAGGATGGGTCCTTGACAACGCCGACATGCGCCTTTTTCCAGTCCGGCTCGCTCGGGTCGCCGCCGTGGCACTCCTCGCAGCCCATTTCTCCGTGGTTTTCGTCTTCGGCGAACTCACTGTCGACATAAATCTTTTCGTGCGGCGCCAACGGCGTCACTGCACCGCCTCAGCCTTCCCCCTTGGTCTCCTTGGAGGCTCCGGGTTTGCTCGTTGCCAGCTTGGATATCTCGCGCGTTATTTCGATCAGTTTCCGCGGATTGGTGTGACAGGTAAAGCAGTGGTTCTCGTCTTCGGCGGCCTGAACGAAGATCGGCTGAGAAAAGAAGAGCAGGCAGGCGGCGATCACCACCCCGCTGACCATGGAAAATTGAATGCTTTTCATCTCCTCACTCCTGCGTATGGGTGCTATTGTGGTTTGAAGATCCATGGACCCCTGGCCCATGAAATTTTTCCCGGGATAGTTCTCCGGTCAGATACGCTTTCAGAACGGACTCGATTTCTCCTGTGATATTGCTGATCAGTTCGATTTTTTTGCCGACAACCAATTTTTCCATAACTTCGCTGATGCCGCTGCAGATGACGACATCCACACCGGATTTATGAAGAATCGTCAACCGCTCGTTCAAAGAGAGTGCATCGAGGTAGAATTCCTTTCTGTCGACTTCCCGGTCTTTTTCGATATCCACCAGAAGGACCCGGGTACAGGAATCGAAAACGGGCGAAACTTTCATCCTGAATATGGGAATGGCGACTCGGGTCACAATGATCACGGGCTCACGGTTAGGCGTTCAAGCATAATCGCCGGACGATAGGGGCGATGACAAAACCGAGTGTTCGATGGGCAAACAGACAATGCTAGCGGCGGTCGATCACCAAAAACTTCGAGAAAGACGTGTGGACATAAAGCTTTATAATTGATCTAAGCAGAACTCGTACCAATAAAAAGAAGACAACTAAAAAAAGGCTAACCTTCTGGATATTCGTAGAAAATTGCTATAGGGGAATTGCAGGTGCAGATGTTTCACCCGGCCAATGGGAACCAGACGCATCTTTTTCAGGCCGATGCCGCTGCAAAACGTTCCTAGAAACGAAGCCGTAGCGTTTTGAGCGATTGACATATAGTGAAAAGGACGATTAAAATAGCATCCAATATCCTTTCCTTGCGTCATTATGCGTGTGAATTGTCATTCTCTTCCGCCCTGAGTCGACCCGAGATATGCTTAGGGCCCAGCAGCAGCTGCTGAGGTACACGCCATGAACTATCCTAAAAAACAAATCCAGGCGCACCATCAGATTATTTTGGACAGTATCGCCGACGGCGTTTTTACGGTGGATAAGGAGATGAACATTACCTCTTTCAACCGCGCCGCGGAAGATATCACGGGGTTTTCCAGAAAAGACGCAATCGGGCTGCCCTGTTATGCTGTATTGCGGGCCAATGTTTGCGAAGAGAGCTGCCTGTTGCGACAGACGATCGATACGGAGCAACCTGTGATCAACTTTCCGGTGTACATCCTGCGGGCAGATAAAAAACTGATTCCCATCAGCGTGACCACCGCCTTGCTCAAGGACGCCGCCGGGCGGGTTGTGGGGGGCGTGGAAACTTTCAGGGACCTGACGGCCGTAGACAAATTGCG
This window of the uncultured Desulfosarcina sp. genome carries:
- a CDS encoding YadA C-terminal domain-containing protein translates to MEARVTNLEQDVADLDNRMDEIGAMAAAFSGLHPNPRATGRNQVAIGAGIYKEATAAALGYFHIINENVMLNAGVSSSFHDGNTAAKAGITFCW
- a CDS encoding DUF364 domain-containing protein, whose protein sequence is MPCQCSHNGHVASPVERCAEGSESKLIDGLLLSMDNPSAIISDIAVGSHFIGVRAEDNGSACVGLASTLGAVPTVEERSMVDDLIGKPLCEAAEELKEPGAFSISLGAAALNAGMIPPQNQPNIEASRIMAEKGKNEETVLVGDFPFTGWLRGQVKALHLFELKKVGGGTPPEQWDDILGRCKVLGLTGTTLITRAMATYLEKSTQAYTIVIGPTTPMSPVLFSHGADVLAGCQVVAPDPVFAGIRKGMSFRELKKLGIRFIAWSKNPVAG
- the arfB gene encoding alternative ribosome rescue aminoacyl-tRNA hydrolase ArfB produces the protein MLEINNQLSLPDEEIEMIAIRAQGAGGQNVNKVASAVHLRFDIRSSSLPETVKARLMCISDRRISKSGVIVIKAQEHRTFEKNREAARQRLAELIGNATVKLKKRRPTRPTRSAVRRRMDSKTHRGRVKVLRRKVTS
- a CDS encoding translation initiation factor Sui1; its protein translation is MKRFEENNSRLVYSTEHGRTCPVCKKNLDRCTCGKKSPQPSDDGIVRVSRATKGRKGKGVSVITGIPENDGQLKQIAKTLKQKCGSGGTVKNGTIEIQGDHRDLLVSELKTMGYTVRRSGG
- a CDS encoding HAD-IA family hydrolase gives rise to the protein MSKEDNDSITYFQAIIFDLDGTLLNTLDDIADSVNRMLAEEGLPTHTVDAYRFFIGNGWRMLVTRALPEDERSDERIDACVERSREIYHENWNRKTRVYEGIADLMDRLQERGLPLAVLSNKPHDFALRYAGAYLGQWKFEAILGYSDRFPPKPDPTAALEIAGRIDVAPENFLFVGDSAVDMQTAHAAGMHAVGTAWGFRGAGELRDNGCRTLVRHPLEILPLLDLSHRPDP
- a CDS encoding rhodanese-like domain-containing protein, whose translation is MKRLTHLAIALILALGLVVGGCATTQKTDMTADDLVQEAKKNVCEITVSEAKEILDGGEYLFIDCREPKEYKMGHVPGAVNIPRGLLEFKIDKQVPDKNQNIVMYCKTGGRSCLSSCTLCRMGYKNVKSMAGGWKAWEKAGYPID
- a CDS encoding multiheme c-type cytochrome, whose translation is MTPLAPHEKIYVDSEFAEDENHGEMGCEECHGGDPSEPDWKKAHVGVVKDPSYPDPTETCGSCHEDIAEHYQSSLHVSLAPFKKIIGARASGDSAVFEKVDAAREAHCTSCHSSCGQCHVSRPEAVEGGLLESHLFQRRPPMHTVCTACHGSRIEKEYMGKNKGIPPDVHKGKYFKCNKCHTADEMHGDGKDYANRYEVENAPKCLDCHETIYAADAENKEQHQQHKDRVSCQVCHAMPYKNCTACHFGKDKQGLKYFKTEASTMDFKIGLNPLKSQRRPEKYVTLRHVPVDQDSFKFYVDNGLAKFDALPTWKMTTPHNIQRKTPQNASCNACHGKASLFLLEKDVIPKYLNANRTVIVAEDQVPAKVAE
- a CDS encoding NifB/NifX family molybdenum-iron cluster-binding protein, giving the protein MIIVTRVAIPIFRMKVSPVFDSCTRVLLVDIEKDREVDRKEFYLDALSLNERLTILHKSGVDVVICSGISEVMEKLVVGKKIELISNITGEIESVLKAYLTGELSREKFHGPGVHGSSNHNSTHTQE